In Hyphomicrobiales bacterium, the sequence TTGTTGAAGTAGCGCTGCGCCGCCGCCTCGACGCCATAGGCGCCCGAGCCGAAATAGACGCGGTTGAGATAGAGTTCGAGGATCTGGTCCTTGGTGTAGGTCCGCTCCAGCCAGAGCGCCAGAATCGCCTCCTGGATCTTGCGGGCGGCCGTGCGCTCCTGCGTCAGGAACAGGTTCTTGGCGAGTTGCTGCGTCAGGGTCGAGCCGCCCTGCGCCACACCGCGGCCGCGCAGATTGGTGACGAGCGCGCGGGTGATGCCGATCGGGTCGATGCCGAAATGCTCGTAGAAGCGCTTGTCCTCGATGGCGACGAAGGCCTTGGGCAGATAGGGCGGAATTTCGCCGATGGTAACGGTGCGCCCGCCGGTCTCGCCGCGATTGGCCAAGAGCGAGCCGTCGGCCGCGAGGATCGCGATGTTCGGCGGCCGCTTCGGCACGGTGAGCTGGTCGATCGGCGGCAGCTGCGAAGCGTGATAGGCGATGAAGCCGCCGAGACCGATGGCGCACCACAGGCCGAGCACCATCGTCCAGTAGAACAGCCCACCCAGGAACGAGCGGCGGCCACGGCGCCCGCGGCGCTTGCCGCCTCCCCCACTGCGCTTGTTGCGCACGGGCTGGCTGCGCGGCTGTGGACGCGGCGCAGCGCGATGGTGATGGAGCGGGCGATCGTCGTCGGAAAGGCGCATGTCGAAATCATCGCGACTTTCGTCGCTCCCATGATCGAAGGACGGCTCCCGCCGCTCGCCTCGTTTGATCCGGTCGTTCATCTGTCCCGTTTCGGTCGACACGCCGCTTCGCGATGCGGTCAGGTCACTGGGGATTCAAACATGGCGCTTTTAAGGGACGGTTAAGGGTGCAGTGCGGCAGGACGATCACAGCTGTCGCGCAAACGTGATCGAACTTGCAAACACGCAAACGAAAACGTCATGCACTGGGATGTTGCGCAAAATCATGCGGCTCGCCTAGAACCCGAAACTGCAACCTCCGACGATTGACCCATCCCTATTCCCAGACAAGGACATCGCATGCAGCTTCTGTCGCGCTTCCAGCCTTACACTCTCGCCCTCCTGCGCATCTTCGCCGCGCTGAGCTTCATCTCGCATGGCACGCAGAAACTGTTCGGCTTCCCGGCTGCGCCGTCCTGGGGCCTGCCCGCTGCGATGAGCCTGCCCTGGACCGCCGGCGTGCTGGAGATCGTCGGCGGCGCCCTCGTCCTCGTCGGCTTCTTCACCCGCCCGGCCGCCTTCGTCCTGTCGGGCATGATGGCCGTCGCCTACTGGATGGCCCATGGCTCGAAGGGCTTCTATCCGCTGCTGAACGGCGGCGAAGCGGCGATGCTGTTCTGCTTCATCTTCCTCTACATCGCCACGGCCGGCCCCGGCGCCTTCGCCCTCGATTCCCGCAAGAACTGAGGTTCGACAGCGCGGAAACAGAAAAGGCCCGCTTCCTTGTCGGAAGCGGGCCTTTTTCATGGCTGAAGCGCAGTGATCAGACGGCCGCCGAAATCCAGCGCGAGAGATCGCTCTTGGGCGCGGCACCGACCTTCTGCGAGGCGAGCTTGCCGTCCTTGAACAGCATTAGCGTCGGGATCGAGCGGATGCCGAACTGGGCCGGGATCTGCTGATTCTCGTCGACGTTCATCTTGACGATCTTGACCTTGCCGTTGAGCTCGGTCGCGATCTCCTCCAAAGCCGGGCCGATCATGCGGCAGGGACCGCACCATTCCGCCCAGAAATCCACCACGACCGGCTCGGACGACTTCAGCACGTCGGCCTCGAAGCTCTGATCGGTTACCTTGCTCGTTGCCATGACTGGCTGCCTTTCGGTTTCAACGGGCGGCAGAACCACCCTTCGCCAGCGAAGCTATGAACGCCGGCCGCCCGGGTCAAGGCGCGTGCGTTGCAGGGCAGAGGCGAGGTCGGTGCGTCACGGGCCGCTTGAAACCAGGCTCGCCCCGACATTGATCGCCATCGCCAGGATCGAGGTGTTGAAGACGAAAGCGAGGATCGAGTGCAGCAGCACGACGCCGCGCGCCTCGCGCGTGGTCACGCCGACGTCGGAGGTCTGCGAGGTGCAGCCGATCGTGTAGGCGAAATACAGGAAATCGACATAGTCGGGATCGGCTTCGCCGGGAAAATCGAGGCAGGGCTCCTTCCTGCCGCCACGGTAGTAGACGCCGGCATAATGCAGCGTGAAGAAGGCGTGCAGCAGCGCCCATGAGCACAGGATCGTGACGCCGCCCAGCGCCAGGTGGAGTCCCCGCTCGGCGGCCGGCACCGCGCCGATGCCGGTAAGCTGCACCACGATCGCGACGAGGCTCGCGCCGGCCGCCAGGCAGGCGATGATGAGGATGGCGAAAGCGCCCTCGTCCTGACGCTCGGCCCGCGCCCTGATCTCGTCGACCGACTCGGTGAACATGCTCGCGCCGAGCAGGCCCAGATAGAAGATCGCGCCCGCATCCCAGGCGACCAGGAAGCGCGTCGCCCAGCGCCAGTCGCTCGGCAACAGCGCGGCCAGCCCCGCCCCGGCCGCGAGCGCCGCCAGAAGGCGGGGGCGCAGCAGCAGGGATGGCAGGAGCTTCATGATCGGGACGATCCGCCGGAGGTGCCGAGGCTAGCCTCCGCAGCCGCGCCTGCCAAGGCGAGCAGCGCCGCGTCGAGCTGTGCTTGCGCCAGCTCGAAATGGGCGAGAGTCGCGGTGTAGACCACCAGCGCCCGGATCGCCCGGCCCGGATAGATCTCCCGCATCAGCGCGGCATAGGCGGCAAGCTGCGCCAGCGTCGACACGGGGATCGCATCGGCCCGTTCCGGGGGCCGGGCGGTCGTCTTGAAATCGGCGATGACGACGCTGTCGGGCAGGACGGCGAGACGATCGATTCGGCCCGAAACCGCGCGGACAGCTCCGTCCGGCAGATGGATGGCGCCGGCGACCGGCACCTCCGCCAGAGCTCCTTCGGCGAAAAGCGCGGCAAGGCCCGGCTGGTCCAGCAGGGCGAGCGCCTGCGATGCGATGCGCGCGCGGCGCTCCGGCGGCAGCGCCCCGCCCCGCGCCTGCGCCAACGCAGCGGCCGTGTCGGCGCGACGCTCGGCAGGCACGTCCGGGAGAAGCTGGAGCAGCAGATGCGCCAGCCGGCCCGCAGCAGCCGCCTCCGCCAGGAACGGCCCATCGCCCGGCCGCTCCTCTCCGTCGGCAGCCGACAGGGCGTTCGACGGCTTCAGCGGCGGCAAGGGCTCGGCCTCGCGGGAAACCGGCTTCGCCAGCCAGGCCGGCGGCGGCAGGGCCGGCTCGGCGCCACGGGCTTCGTCCTCTTCCTCCGCGAGGGCTGGTGGGGTAACGGAGAAGCGCAAGATCGCATCCTCGCCGGCGCCGATCTCGCGCAGGCCGGCCTCCGACTGCGCCAACCCTTCCGCGATCATCGCATACCAGCTTCCGGCCGGCGCCTCGCCCTTGGCCTGCGCGCCGCAGACGATCAGCCGATCCTCGGCGCGGGTCATGGCGACATAGAGCAGGCGATGATGCTCCTCGACCATCTGCGCGACGACGGTCGCCTTGGCGGCGGTGGTCGCCTGCGTATCCTCGGCGCTGGCAGGCGGCCAGATCGGGACGAGGCCGGCGCGCGGCGCCGGCACGGCGAGGATCTTCGGCAGGCGCTTGGCGCCGGGCTCGATGCCGAGATCGGCGAGGATGACGATCTTCGCCTCCAGCCCCTTCGAGCCATGGACGGTCATGACCCGGACCTCACCGGCGCTGGCCGAGAGATCGCGCTTCACATCGGCGGCGCTGCCGGTGACATGCTGGAGGAAGCCGGCCAGCGAGGGACCGTAGCGACGTTCGTGATCGAGCGCGGCGTTGAGGAAGGCGTCGAGCGCGTCGCCCGCCTCGGCACCGAGCCGGGCGATGGCCAGATTGCGCCCGCCGCCGGGGCCGAGCAGCCCGGCGAAGAAGCGGAACGGCCCGCTGCGGCCGGCTTCGCGCGCCCAGGCGACGAGCCTGGCTTCGGCGGCGGCATAGCGCGGCTCGCTCTCCGCAGCTTCCTGCAAGGCGGCCCGCAGCGAGCACTTGCGGCCGGGCGCGAGGCGCAGGAGATCGTCGTCGTCGAGGTCAAGCAGCGGCGTCTTCAGCGCCGTCGCGAGCGTCAGGTCGTCCTCGGGCAGCAGCAGCGCCCGGCCGAGCACGACGAGATCCTCCACGGCCGGGTGTTCGGCCAGCGTCAGCCGGTCGCGGCCGGTGACTGGCACGTCGGCATCCTTCAACGCCTTGACGATCGCCTCGAACAGCGCGCCGCGTTGGCGCAGCAGGATCATCACATCGCCAGCGGCAAAGGGATTGCCGCGATCGTCGCGGCGGTCGCGGTGCCAGCGCTGCAAGGTGCGGGCGATGCGCTCGGCGAGCTTCACCGTACCGCTGCGCCGCTCCGGGGCATCGACCGGCGTCGTCCAGGCGTCTGGCGGCTCGCCCGTGTCGTTGGCGGCCAGCGGCCAGAGATCGACCGTGCCGGGCGCGCTGCGGCGGACGGTGTCGTGCATCTCGGGCCGCGCCGCGCCGTCGAAGACGAGACCGCGCGCATGCTCCGGCAGGGCGAAGACCGCATCGACGGCCTGCATGATGTCCGGCGCCGAGCGGAAGGAGGTGTTGAGGCTGATCGCCTCGAAAGCGAGCGCAGCCGCCTCGATTCGCTGGCCGAGCGCGCGCCGCTCCTCGCCGAAGGCGGCCGGTGCCGCCCCCTGGAAGCCGTAGATCGACTGCTTCTCGTCACCGACGACGAAGATGGTGCGCGGCTTCGCGCGAAGATCGCCGCCGCTGGTGAACTCCTCCGCCAGCTTGCGCAGGATCGCCCATTGCGCCTCGCCGGTGTCCTGCGCCTCGTCGAGCAGGATGTGGTCGATGCCGGCATCGAGCTTGTAGAGCACCCAGGCGGCCTCGACCCGCTCCAGCAGCGAGCGCGTCCGCGCGATCAGGTCGCCATAATCAAGCAGCGAGCGCAGGCTCTTCTGGCGCTGATAGGAGGCGAGCATGCGCGTCACCAGCAAGGCGAGCGCAGCGCTGCGGTCGCGGATGGCGACGGCATTGAGCGCATCGGCCGCCCTCAACAGGCAGGTGGCGAGCGCCTCCAGCGTCGCGAGCAAGGCACCGTCGAAGGCGGAATTGCCCCGGCCGCGGACATTGACGTTGATCGTCCCTTCGGCGGTGATGAAGCCGCGCCGGCAGAAGGCGATCGGGTCCCCGTCATCCTGCCCGGCCAGCAGCGTGCGCAAGGTCGCGGCAAAGTCCTGCCGGGTCTTGCTGCCGGCTCCGAGCGCATCGACCAGCGCCGCCAGGTCGGGCAGCGCGGCAAGCTCCACCCGGAAAGCGGCCTTGACGGTATCGGCATCGAGATCAGGCGCGATGCCGAGGAAAGCGGCGATGCCGGCCAGTATCTCCCGCGGATCGCGGGCGCGGCCGTTCTCGTCGCTGAACAAGCTGCGCTGGCGCAGCGCCTCCTGCACCATGGTCTCGAACGAGTCCTGCGCCGCGAGCTGTGCCAGGAGATCGAGTGCCCTCGCCTCCGCCCCGTCCGGATTCGCGGCAACCAGCGCCAGCAAGTCGCGACGCGCCTCGCGCAGCATCTCGGCCTGGGCGAGATCGTCGGCCACCTCGAAGCGCGGCGGCACATTGGCCTCGAAAGGCGCCGCCTGCAGCACACGGGTGCAGAAGGCGTGGATCGTCTCGATACGCAGGCCGCCCGGCGTCTCCAGCGCCTCGGCAAAGAGGCGGCGGGCCTTGGCCCGCTCGGCCAGCGTCGGCGTGCGGCCGGTCAGCTCGGCCAACGTCCTGTCGAGCGCAGCCTCGTCCAGCGTCGCCCAGCTCCCCAGCGCCTTGAAGATGCGGTTCGCCATGTTGGCGGCGGCCGCCTTGGTATAGGTGATGCAGAGCATCCGGCTCGGCTGCACGCCGTCGAGCAGCAGGCGCAGCACACGGTTGACCAGCACATGGGTCTTGCCCGAGCCGGCATTGGCCGAGACCCAGGCGGAAAGGCCGGGATCGGCGGCCAGCGCCTGGCGCTGATTGGTCAGCGGCGGGACGATCCAGCCCGGCTTCACGCCTCGCCTCCCTCGTCACCACCGGGCGCCGCCGACCATTCCTTGACCCGCGCGAGATGGTCATAGGGGCTGGCATAGCGGATGTAGTCGGGCGCGCGCCTCGAGAGATAGGTCTCGCGGCCGGTGCGCAGCGCGTCGAGATGCTTGAGCAGGTTGTCGAGATGGCGGGCGGCGACATCGGCCAGCGGCTCGCCGTCGAAATCGAGCGGCTTGTCCTTGGCCCAACCCTTCGGGTCGTGGTGGAGCTTCATGTAGAGCAGCGCCTCGACCGGCATCGGGCCGCTCAGCCCCTTGAAGCCGGAGCGGGCCGCGAGTTCCGCCTCCAGCGTCAATTGCGGCGCGAAGCCCTTCTCGACCTGCGCCTTGCTCGGCGGTGCCCCGGTCTTGAAATCGACGATGCGCAGGGCCGGCTCGCGCGTCAGCTCGATGCGGTCGGCCCGGCCGCTCAGACGGAACTCGCTGCCGTCGCCGAGTTTGAAGCTCGCCCCGGTGAAGAGTTCCACGCCGATGCGGGCGATGCCGGGCCGCCTGCGTTCCTCCCAGCGGATGAAATGCCCGGCGGTGAGCAGGAAGCGCGGCCACCAGAAGGCACGCACCTCGGGTACGTCGGCATAATCGCGGAACAGCCTGTCGCCGATGGCGATCAATTGCCCGAGCGCATCGGCGGGCAATTGCTCGGGATAGGTCGTGGTGAAGCTCTCGACGATGTTGTGCAGCAGGCGGCCGCGATCCTGCGCCGTCGGGTCCTCGATCAGTTCGTCGAGCGCGTCGAGCTTCAGGATCTTGCGGGCGTAGATCTGGTAGGGATCGCGATAGAGCGTCTCGACCTCGGTGACGCTGAGCGAGAGCGGCTGTATCTCGCGCGGCGGGCGCGGTTTCGGCCGCCCGACCGGCCTGGCATCGGCCGGCGCGCTCAGCAGGGCCGCAAGCCCGCGCAGGCGCTCGCCATCGGCCCGCGCCCTGCTCCACGTCTCTTTCGGCGTCACCGCCTGCAGGCGCTGCCAGAAGCGCGAGGCGATGGTCTCGGCCTCGCCGACCTTGCGCGGCCGCGTCAGCGTGACCTCGCGCGCCATCAGCGCCTGGACGAAATCATGCGCGGTCTGGCCGATGCGACGTTCCGGCGGCGACAAGCCCAGTTCGGCGCGCATCGGCCGGTTGATGAAGGAATCGGTGGTGGTCTGCGGCGGCCAGACCGTCTCGTTGAGGCCGCCGAGCACGACATGGTCGGCTTCGAGCAGGCGCGCTTCGAGCAGGCCCCAGATCGCGACGCGCGGATGGCCGGGCGTCGCCCGCTTGACCGCGCGCTCGGCGAGCAGCCCGTCGAGGATCGCGACGAAATCCTGCGGCCGCCCGCCGGGCGGCATGACGTCCCGCGCCCCGGCAAGGTCGTCGAACAGCGCTGCCAGCGCCTCCCCGTCAGGTCCGACGAAGGCCAGCGGCGTGCCGGCCTCGGTGGTGCCGACCGCCGTGACGGCCGC encodes:
- a CDS encoding putative oxidoreductase (Evidence 3 : Putative function from multiple computational evidences), whose product is MQLLSRFQPYTLALLRIFAALSFISHGTQKLFGFPAAPSWGLPAAMSLPWTAGVLEIVGGALVLVGFFTRPAAFVLSGMMAVAYWMAHGSKGFYPLLNGGEAAMLFCFIFLYIATAGPGAFALDSRKN
- the trxA gene encoding thioredoxin 1, which gives rise to MATSKVTDQSFEADVLKSSEPVVVDFWAEWCGPCRMIGPALEEIATELNGKVKIVKMNVDENQQIPAQFGIRSIPTLMLFKDGKLASQKVGAAPKSDLSRWISAAV
- a CDS encoding conserved membrane hypothetical protein (Evidence 4 : Unknown function but conserved in other organisms); translated protein: MKLLPSLLLRPRLLAALAAGAGLAALLPSDWRWATRFLVAWDAGAIFYLGLLGASMFTESVDEIRARAERQDEGAFAILIIACLAAGASLVAIVVQLTGIGAVPAAERGLHLALGGVTILCSWALLHAFFTLHYAGVYYRGGRKEPCLDFPGEADPDYVDFLYFAYTIGCTSQTSDVGVTTREARGVVLLHSILAFVFNTSILAMAINVGASLVSSGP
- the addA gene encoding DNA helicase, with product MKPGWIVPPLTNQRQALAADPGLSAWVSANAGSGKTHVLVNRVLRLLLDGVQPSRMLCITYTKAAAANMANRIFKALGSWATLDEAALDRTLAELTGRTPTLAERAKARRLFAEALETPGGLRIETIHAFCTRVLQAAPFEANVPPRFEVADDLAQAEMLREARRDLLALVAANPDGAEARALDLLAQLAAQDSFETMVQEALRQRSLFSDENGRARDPREILAGIAAFLGIAPDLDADTVKAAFRVELAALPDLAALVDALGAGSKTRQDFAATLRTLLAGQDDGDPIAFCRRGFITAEGTINVNVRGRGNSAFDGALLATLEALATCLLRAADALNAVAIRDRSAALALLVTRMLASYQRQKSLRSLLDYGDLIARTRSLLERVEAAWVLYKLDAGIDHILLDEAQDTGEAQWAILRKLAEEFTSGGDLRAKPRTIFVVGDEKQSIYGFQGAAPAAFGEERRALGQRIEAAALAFEAISLNTSFRSAPDIMQAVDAVFALPEHARGLVFDGAARPEMHDTVRRSAPGTVDLWPLAANDTGEPPDAWTTPVDAPERRSGTVKLAERIARTLQRWHRDRRDDRGNPFAAGDVMILLRQRGALFEAIVKALKDADVPVTGRDRLTLAEHPAVEDLVVLGRALLLPEDDLTLATALKTPLLDLDDDDLLRLAPGRKCSLRAALQEAAESEPRYAAAEARLVAWAREAGRSGPFRFFAGLLGPGGGRNLAIARLGAEAGDALDAFLNAALDHERRYGPSLAGFLQHVTGSAADVKRDLSASAGEVRVMTVHGSKGLEAKIVILADLGIEPGAKRLPKILAVPAPRAGLVPIWPPASAEDTQATTAAKATVVAQMVEEHHRLLYVAMTRAEDRLIVCGAQAKGEAPAGSWYAMIAEGLAQSEAGLREIGAGEDAILRFSVTPPALAEEEDEARGAEPALPPPAWLAKPVSREAEPLPPLKPSNALSAADGEERPGDGPFLAEAAAAGRLAHLLLQLLPDVPAERRADTAAALAQARGGALPPERRARIASQALALLDQPGLAALFAEGALAEVPVAGAIHLPDGAVRAVSGRIDRLAVLPDSVVIADFKTTARPPERADAIPVSTLAQLAAYAALMREIYPGRAIRALVVYTATLAHFELAQAQLDAALLALAGAAAEASLGTSGGSSRS